Proteins encoded together in one Vitis vinifera cultivar Pinot Noir 40024 chromosome 4, ASM3070453v1 window:
- the LOC100257807 gene encoding DDT domain-containing protein DDR4, with amino-acid sequence MSGVRRRRDAAGKERRLVKTDNGEDPVILSDSLESETGSARIRLRERWELASVLNFLNVFEPVIGSNSKISAEEIEMGLIKPDSPVAQLHIDLLKGIPPVNKNLNGSDAWVTVLCKKLTMWWPWVAEGEIPLTANKGEEINRYKELDPTIRLQILKALCEIRAEQNDTVSYINDAIKHGTELSCFRKNNIGGDRNGTTYWYDGNTVLGHRLYREVKKFDPKTKVRGKGCLAPPLASFKWETLATNLEEFRKVADDFSSSKVTVQVAVSKIVQTDAIPVLEDLQKKKERAFKRKRRQEMLLNDSQNSYRVESTRSCRNRRPVSYTFDEYDRTIKEAIQMTNKRKATEDQKCNGKHGNMNGIASDGDSDTDTDTDTQLRDSSVNSRDSMESDSGNVKPHEDDGDYEDKESDEYSIKKEDENDEVGNDDKNNQYYMKTKDDNEDGDDYKTDRTAEFNIKKEGDEFNIKEEEGSEDGNDCKDEKAYQNHMKEVENDDGRDLSSSHKKIFNLSKRNHATAQSKEQSCYSPSKPGGLRWSIRLAETSSHPVAGTRSPGTKNRLRQRPTRNTAMESIIIPDSEDGNSSENTNSGIPGGETSSPTADLEEESDC; translated from the exons ATGTCCGGGGTTCGACGCCGGCGCGATGCTGCCGGAAAAGAAAGGCGGCTTGTGAAAACCGATAATGGCGAAGACCCAGTGATCCTTTCGGACTCGCTAGAGTCTGAAACGGGGAGTGCGCGGATTCGGCTTCGAGAGCGGTGGGAACTGGCGTCTGTTCTCAATTTCTTGAAC GTTTTTGAGCCAGTCATTGGAAGCAATTCAAAGATATCAGCTGAAGAGATTGAGATGGGCCTTATCAAGCCGGATAGTCCTGTTGCTCAGCTTCACATTGACCTGTTGAAG GGAATTCCAccagtaaataaaaatttgaatggTTCTGATGCATGGGTGACGGTACTTTGCAAGAAACTCACTATGTGGTGGCCATGG GTTGCTGAAGGGGAGATTCCGCTAACTGCTAATAAGGG AGAGGAGATAAACAGATACAAAGAACTTGATCCAACAATTCGTTTACAGATTTTGAAAGCACTTTGTGAAATTCGAGCTGAG CAAAATGATACCGTTTCCTACATCAACGATGCAATAAAACATGGAACTGAACTTTCTTGTTTTCGCAAAAATAATATTGGTGGAGATCGAAATGGAACTACTTATTG gTATGATGGAAATACAGTTCTTGGTCATAGATTGTACAGGGAAGTAAAGAAGTTTGACCCCAAGACAAAAGTTAGGGGAAAAGGTTGTTTGGCTCCTCCACTTGCCAGTTTCAAGTGGGAAACACTAGCAACCAATCTTGAGGAATTTCGTAAAGTTGCG GATGATTTCTCATCTAGCAAAGTTACTGTACAAGTTGCTGTTAGTAAGATTGTTCAAACTGATGCAATTCCTGTTCTTGAGGATCTTCAGaag AAGAAAGAAAGGGCATTCAAACGGAAACGGAGGCAAGAAATGCTTCTGAATGATTCACAAAATTCCTATAGAGTTGAAAGTACTCGTTCCTGTCGCAATAGGAGGCCTGTCAGTTACACATTTG ATGAATATGACCGGACCATTAAGGAGGCTATACAGATGACAAa TAAAAGAAAGGCTACTGAAGATCAAAAGTGTAATGGAAAGCATGGAAATATGAACGGCATTGCATCCGATGGGGACTCAGACACAGACACAGACACAGATACCCAGTTAAGAGATAGTTCTGTTAATAGTCGTGACTccatggaaagtgactctggcaATGTCAAGCCTCATGAAGATGATGGTGACTATGAAGACAAGGAAAGTGATGAATATAGTATCAAAAAGGAGGATGAAAATGATGAAGTTGGCAATGATGACAAAAACAATCAATATTACATGAAAACCAAGGATGATAATGAAGATGGTGATGACTACAAAACTGACAGAACTGCAGAATTTAATATCAAAAAGGAGGGAGATGAGTTTAATATCAAAGAGGAAGAGGGTTCTGAAGATGGCAATGATTGCAAAGATGAAAAAGCTTATCAAAATCACATGAAGGAGGTTGAGAATGATGATGGCAGGGACTTGAGCAGTTcccataagaaaattttcaatctcagcAAGAGGAACCATGCAACAGCTCAGTCCAAGGAGCAGTCATGTTACTCTCCCAGCAAGCCGGGTGGCTTGCGCTGGAGCATCAGACTGGCTGAGACCAGCAGCCATCCTGTTGCAGGAACCAGAAGCCCAGGCACGAAGAACAGATTGAGGCAAAGACCGACACGCAACACTGCCATGGAGTCCATCATCATCCCTGATTCAGAAGATGGCAACTCATCAGAAAACACAAACAGTGGAATTCCAGGGGGTGAAACTTCATCTCCAACTGCTGATCTGGAAGAGGAGAGTGATTGCTAA